From Corticium candelabrum chromosome 13, ooCorCand1.1, whole genome shotgun sequence, a single genomic window includes:
- the LOC134188828 gene encoding retinol dehydrogenase 12-like, which translates to MSSSSLFYPAAAVGLTVIGLVALRRYSAGGVCRSKKKLDGKTVIITGANTGIGLETTIDLACRNARVVMACRSEERGRRACTEAKQRSNSNNIVFYQLDLADLESVRRFAAEVLKHEPRIDILLNNAGLMMCPYSKTKDGFETQFGVNHLGHFLLTHLLLERIKECAPARIINVSSFLYAYGNINFDDLMSEKSYSDFGAYAQSKLANILFTRVLADRLEGTDVTTYSLHPGSVNSELNRHLTSSLLTRIAYYLVYPFYWLTSKTTWEGAQTNIYCAVSEDLEGVSGRYYKDCAEAKLLPLARDDAVAKKLWDVSEKLIGLSGRDE; encoded by the exons ATGAGCTCGTCGAGTCTCTTCTATCCTGCAGCTGCAGTTGGACTTACAGTAATCGGACTAGTCGCTCTGAGGAG GTATTCAGCTGGAGGAGTCTGTCGAAGCAAGAAGAAACTGGATGGCAAAACTGTAATCATTACTGGGGCTAACACAGGCATCGGATTAGAGACAACTATTGATCTGGCTTGTCGAAATGCTCGAGTCGTTATGGCATGCAGAAGTGAGGAACGTGGTCGGAGGGCATGCACCGAGGCAAAGCAGAGAAGTAATAGCAACAATATCGTGTTTTATCAACTGGATCTGGCCGATCTTGAGTCTGTTCGACGGTTTGCTGCTGAAGTCTTAAAGCATGAGCCTCGAATTGATATACTACTGAACAATGccg GACTGATGATGTGTCCATACTCAAAAACAAAAGACGGTTTCGAAACACAATTTGGTGTCAACCATTTGGGACACTTCCTTCTCACTCACCTGCTACTCGAACGCATCAAAGAATGCGCTCCAGCACGAATCATCAATGTGTCCTCGTTTCTCTACGCCTACGGAAACATCAATTTCGATGACTTAATGAGCGAAAAAAGTTACAGCGATTTTGGGGCTTATGCACAAAGCAAACTGGCAAACATTCTCTTTACTCGAGTACTAGCTGATCGGCTTGAGGGCACGGATGTTACTACATACAGTCTTCATCCTGGGTCTGTAAACTCGGAACTGAATCGCCACCTTACTTCATCACTACTGACTCGTATTGCTTATTATCTTGTCTATCCATTCTACTGGCTCACTTCTAAGACCACGTGGGAGGGAGCTCAGACCAACATCTATTGTGCCGTGTCGGAGGATCTGGAAGGAGTGAGCGGGAGGTATTACAAGGATTGTGCCGAGGCGAAGTTGCTGCCGCTTGCTAGAGATGACGCGGTCGCCAAGAAACTGTGGGACGTCAGCGAGAAGTTAATCGGTTTGAGCGGACGTGATGAATGA
- the LOC134188473 gene encoding autophagy-related protein 13-like isoform X1 codes for MDRRQPVASPNPQDKRDLERYVKFFTQKAVQLVVQSRKGGKQRTTSKPNSTGEDWFNIVVVDDTKLNVETKDFLLRCPLAVGTQPLCVEISLQTGERQSLVLENWTIILRKRSERNVGHPSVVYSRLGLLLRSILSVSRTLPAYRMARKQMDGMTLAYRLHSETSGRASLGEGYRSLSLGAVSSVIGSLSVVIDYRTSMVLSSSSVRSNATHNPTTSVPESPALPQHDPEVWRNTGPERHVRQPVGEDKVDGGRHRVSLGKLLQPWQATSGNVVRQDSNSSQYEDIPFSALLTHAAQLQETSTNNDTIDHHVCIQSNKLFNSCIQSHMLFHHQLSRQPSVDEPNTTQSTPMTTSADDFVVVHLAQIATPFASATSSSVLELYRHCQAVSQLPVFQEKKARQIGKVTLLADLAKMEEESDELDHFLDIL; via the exons ATGGACAGACGACAGCCGGTCGCTTCGCCTAACCCTCAAGACAAGCGCGATCTCGAACGTTACGTGAAATTTTTCACTCAAAAG GCCGTTCAACTCGTTGTACAGTCGAGAAAGGGAGGAAAACAGAGAACGACGTCGAAACCGAACTCAACAGGAGAAGACTGG TTCAATATCGTCGTGGTTGACGATACGAAGTTGAATGTGGAGACAAAGGATTTTTTGCTGCGATGCCCATTGGCCGTTGGGACTCAGCCGTTGTGTGTTGAGATATCTCTACAGACGGGCGAG AGGCAGTCACTGGTGCTTGAAAACTGGACAATAATTCTTAGGAAACG ATCCGAGCGCAACGTTGGCCATCCGTCGGTTGTGTACAGTCGATTGGGGCTGCTGCTCAGATCCATTCTGTCCGTGTCTCGGACATTGCCTGCATACAGAATGGCAAggaaacagatggatggaatGACATTAGCATAtag GTTGCACTCTGAGACATCAGGGAGAGCATCATTGGGAGAAG GATATCGTAGTTTGTCTTTGGGAGCTGTTTCAAGTGTTATTGGATCTCTTTCGGTGGTGATTGACTACAGAACGAGTATGGTGTTGTCGAGCAG TTCTGTAAGGTCTAATGCTACACACAACCCTACAACATCTGTACCAGAATCACCTGCACTGCCTCAACACGACCCCGAAGTTTGGAGAAATACAGGACCAGAACGTCATGTTAGACAGCCAGTTGGAGAAGACAAGGTTGATGGTGGGAGACACAGAGTGTCGCTGGGAAAGCTGCTGCAGCCATGGCAAGCAACATCAGG AAATGTTGTACGGCAAGATTCT AATTCAAGTCAATATGAGGACATCCCATTCAGTGCATTGCTCACTCATGCAGCTCAACTACAAGAAACGAGTACAAACAACGACACCATCGACCACCACGTATGCATACAATCCAATAAACTTTTCAACTCATGCATTCAGTCCCACATGCTGTTTCATCATCAGCTGTCCAGACAACCTTCAGTGGATGAACCTAACACAACCCAGTCAACTCCCATGACAACATCGGCTGACGACTTCGTTGTCGTTCATCTAGCACAA ATTGCGACACCGTTTGCATCTGCAACGTCAAGTAGTGTATTGGAACTGTACAGACATTGTCAAGCGGTCAGCCAGTTGCCAGTTTTTCAGGAAAAGAAAGCACGGCAGATAGGAAAG
- the LOC134188473 gene encoding autophagy-related protein 13-like isoform X2 — translation MDRRQPVASPNPQDKRDLERYVKFFTQKAVQLVVQSRKGGKQRTTSKPNSTGEDWFNIVVVDDTKLNVETKDFLLRCPLAVGTQPLCVEISLQTGERQSLVLENWTIILRKRSERNVGHPSVVYSRLGLLLRSILSVSRTLPAYRMARKQMDGMTLAYRLHSETSGRASLGEGYRSLSLGAVSSVIGSLSVVIDYRTSMVLSSSSVRSNATHNPTTSVPESPALPQHDPEVWRNTGPERHVRQPVGEDKVDGGRHRVSLGKLLQPWQATSGNVVRQDSNSSQYEDIPFSALLTHAAQLQETSTNNDTIDHHLSRQPSVDEPNTTQSTPMTTSADDFVVVHLAQIATPFASATSSSVLELYRHCQAVSQLPVFQEKKARQIGKVTLLADLAKMEEESDELDHFLDIL, via the exons ATGGACAGACGACAGCCGGTCGCTTCGCCTAACCCTCAAGACAAGCGCGATCTCGAACGTTACGTGAAATTTTTCACTCAAAAG GCCGTTCAACTCGTTGTACAGTCGAGAAAGGGAGGAAAACAGAGAACGACGTCGAAACCGAACTCAACAGGAGAAGACTGG TTCAATATCGTCGTGGTTGACGATACGAAGTTGAATGTGGAGACAAAGGATTTTTTGCTGCGATGCCCATTGGCCGTTGGGACTCAGCCGTTGTGTGTTGAGATATCTCTACAGACGGGCGAG AGGCAGTCACTGGTGCTTGAAAACTGGACAATAATTCTTAGGAAACG ATCCGAGCGCAACGTTGGCCATCCGTCGGTTGTGTACAGTCGATTGGGGCTGCTGCTCAGATCCATTCTGTCCGTGTCTCGGACATTGCCTGCATACAGAATGGCAAggaaacagatggatggaatGACATTAGCATAtag GTTGCACTCTGAGACATCAGGGAGAGCATCATTGGGAGAAG GATATCGTAGTTTGTCTTTGGGAGCTGTTTCAAGTGTTATTGGATCTCTTTCGGTGGTGATTGACTACAGAACGAGTATGGTGTTGTCGAGCAG TTCTGTAAGGTCTAATGCTACACACAACCCTACAACATCTGTACCAGAATCACCTGCACTGCCTCAACACGACCCCGAAGTTTGGAGAAATACAGGACCAGAACGTCATGTTAGACAGCCAGTTGGAGAAGACAAGGTTGATGGTGGGAGACACAGAGTGTCGCTGGGAAAGCTGCTGCAGCCATGGCAAGCAACATCAGG AAATGTTGTACGGCAAGATTCT AATTCAAGTCAATATGAGGACATCCCATTCAGTGCATTGCTCACTCATGCAGCTCAACTACAAGAAACGAGTACAAACAACGACACCATCGACCACCAC CTGTCCAGACAACCTTCAGTGGATGAACCTAACACAACCCAGTCAACTCCCATGACAACATCGGCTGACGACTTCGTTGTCGTTCATCTAGCACAA ATTGCGACACCGTTTGCATCTGCAACGTCAAGTAGTGTATTGGAACTGTACAGACATTGTCAAGCGGTCAGCCAGTTGCCAGTTTTTCAGGAAAAGAAAGCACGGCAGATAGGAAAG